A single window of Paenibacillus sp. FSL H8-0537 DNA harbors:
- the noc gene encoding nucleoid occlusion protein encodes MKEHLSRLFGLNDQRSNNNEEVKQIPVNEIDTSPFQPRSIFDDDRIDELCQTIKTHGIIQPIVVRMRNNRYEIIAGERRWRAVTKLGYDTIPGIIREFNDSQTASIALIENLQRENLTAIEEAVAYQKLIELHQLTQESLAQRLGKSQSTIANKLRLLALNNVVKSALMERKITERHARALLALPTEELQLQVLEEIISKELNVKQTEIRIAFLNETVKAKKAKRVSFTKDVRLALNTIRQSIEMVSGSGLQIKTNEKDHEDHYEIVIHIPKR; translated from the coding sequence ATGAAAGAGCATCTTTCTCGTTTGTTTGGTTTGAATGACCAACGCAGTAACAACAATGAAGAGGTTAAACAAATTCCGGTTAATGAAATCGACACGAGTCCATTTCAACCAAGGTCCATATTTGATGATGATCGAATTGATGAATTATGCCAGACGATTAAGACGCACGGCATTATTCAGCCTATCGTTGTGCGGATGCGGAATAACCGTTATGAAATCATTGCGGGAGAACGCCGCTGGCGTGCTGTAACGAAGCTTGGTTATGATACGATACCAGGCATTATTCGTGAGTTTAATGACTCACAAACGGCATCTATCGCGTTAATCGAAAATTTGCAGCGGGAAAATCTAACGGCTATTGAAGAGGCTGTTGCTTATCAAAAGCTGATTGAGCTGCATCAATTGACGCAGGAAAGCTTGGCACAGCGTTTGGGGAAAAGTCAATCAACGATTGCCAATAAGCTAAGATTGCTGGCACTTAATAATGTAGTTAAAAGCGCGTTAATGGAACGTAAAATTACCGAACGTCACGCACGGGCATTGTTGGCTCTGCCTACTGAAGAGCTTCAGCTTCAAGTGCTGGAAGAGATTATTTCCAAAGAACTCAATGTAAAGCAAACGGAAATTCGAATTGCTTTTCTGAATGAGACAGTTAAAGCTAAAAAAGCGAAAAGGGTATCTTTTACGAAAGATGTTCGGCTTGCTCTTAATACAATTAGACAGTCTATTGAGATGGTGTCAGGCTCTGGCCTGCAAATTAAGACAAATGAGAAGGATCATGAGGATCATTATGAAATTGTGATTCACATTCCTAAACGTTAG
- the rsmG gene encoding 16S rRNA (guanine(527)-N(7))-methyltransferase RsmG, with translation MLMQERGIAISQHQLDQFDTYYRLLVEWNERMNLTGITEREAVYEKHFYDSVSLSFFIDMKAVNKIADIGSGAGFPSIPLKICFPHLKIVIVDSLNKRIQFLNALAEQLGIADDVSCVHGRAEDIGRLQGHRDAYDLVTARAVARLNVLNEFCLPFVRKGGLFAAMKGSQSEEEVREAGTSLKELKAAVRSEHSFTLPFEQSERHIVLIEKREATPRKYPRKAGTPLKQPIL, from the coding sequence ATGCTGATGCAAGAGCGGGGAATAGCCATATCCCAGCATCAGCTTGATCAGTTCGATACGTATTATCGCTTATTGGTCGAATGGAATGAACGCATGAATTTGACCGGTATAACAGAACGTGAAGCCGTCTATGAAAAGCATTTTTATGATTCGGTTTCCCTTTCTTTTTTTATCGATATGAAAGCAGTCAATAAAATAGCGGATATTGGGTCCGGTGCAGGCTTTCCGAGCATTCCATTAAAAATTTGCTTTCCGCATTTGAAAATAGTGATTGTTGATTCCTTGAATAAACGTATCCAGTTTCTTAATGCTTTGGCAGAGCAACTGGGTATTGCGGACGATGTCAGCTGTGTTCATGGACGTGCCGAGGATATCGGCAGACTGCAAGGTCATCGTGATGCCTATGACTTGGTAACAGCAAGAGCTGTTGCCAGGCTGAATGTTCTGAATGAGTTTTGTTTGCCCTTTGTACGCAAGGGCGGTCTGTTCGCAGCGATGAAAGGTTCGCAAAGTGAGGAAGAGGTTCGGGAAGCGGGGACCAGCTTGAAGGAGCTGAAAGCTGCTGTCCGTTCCGAGCACAGCTTCACATTACCATTCGAACAATCCGAACGGCATATTGTGCTGATTGAGAAACGTGAAGCAACTCCGCGCAAATATCCCCGTAAAGCGGGAACACCGCTAAAACAGCCTATTTTATAA
- the yyaC gene encoding spore protease YyaC: MKLSFLKDVPLKVPHTDTNAMTLIVNRLSLMLNELSGTRPLIIVCVGTDRSTGDSLGPIIGTSLAKYNSPYFALYGTLEEPVHAMNLTDTLALIHQNHHNPFIIGIDACLGQVSSIGSVHIGTGPVRPGAGVNKELPPVGDMHITGIVNVGGFMEYFVLQNTRLHLVIKMADLIAFGLFSAVMGSNRVMLQAREQAASAE; encoded by the coding sequence ATGAAACTTTCTTTTTTGAAGGATGTACCATTGAAAGTTCCGCATACCGATACCAACGCCATGACGTTAATCGTAAACCGCCTCTCCCTGATGCTCAATGAGCTTTCAGGTACCAGGCCGCTCATCATCGTATGCGTGGGTACCGACCGTTCAACGGGCGATTCGCTTGGCCCCATCATCGGAACCTCTCTCGCAAAATACAACAGCCCTTACTTTGCTTTATACGGCACGCTGGAAGAGCCGGTTCACGCGATGAACCTGACCGATACGCTGGCACTTATTCATCAAAACCACCACAATCCATTTATCATTGGCATTGATGCTTGTTTAGGACAAGTATCCAGCATTGGCTCCGTTCATATTGGAACGGGTCCGGTACGCCCTGGAGCCGGTGTTAATAAGGAGCTCCCGCCTGTCGGTGATATGCATATTACCGGCATCGTGAATGTGGGTGGTTTTATGGAATACTTCGTGCTGCAAAATACCCGTCTGCATCTTGTTATCAAGATGGCCGACCTTATTGCCTTTGGCCTTTTCTCCGCTGTAATGGGCAGCAATCGTGTCATGCTTCAGGCTAGAGAACAAGCCGCTTCAGCCGAATGA
- a CDS encoding MFS transporter, which produces MHFVSAKQHPSSASFIRLYVLAFFFFAANSALTIILPLRSEAALMNQAEIGFIMGAYMFTCMLFRPFAAQLIGRFGPLSVMKWLLCAHAVLLLIYTVSGTEQYIWLRALQGAITAFFSMTMQVGIVESLENKDRAQGLSMYTLFTMVPSLVIPIAALQIWQSDSQLLFALLMIVLAIGPLLVFYRAALPERTVQDKTYTLRDMAASLGTIWTSPPLLISSIIMLLASCVFGATATFLPLFMLAAGSGNAGVYLTIQGLVVITCRFVLRKKIPSNGSWNTWLMAGMLLSAALGSQLLAMLDIVGAFVYVSAVFNGFAVALLYPTLTTYLSFILPEKTRYVLMAIFLSSYDLGFSLGGFAMGILLQSSSYPAMFTCCTLLSVAAAIIIILSKKTMEAKPAP; this is translated from the coding sequence TTGCATTTTGTATCAGCGAAGCAGCATCCTTCCTCTGCTTCATTTATTCGCTTGTATGTTTTGGCCTTTTTCTTTTTCGCAGCCAATTCGGCTTTAACGATTATTTTGCCGCTCCGAAGCGAGGCAGCCCTCATGAATCAGGCGGAGATCGGCTTCATTATGGGAGCCTATATGTTTACATGTATGCTCTTCAGACCTTTTGCCGCACAGCTAATTGGCCGTTTTGGCCCGCTTTCCGTTATGAAATGGCTGCTTTGTGCCCATGCTGTCCTCCTGCTCATTTATACCGTTAGCGGAACGGAGCAATACATTTGGCTCAGAGCGCTGCAGGGGGCTATAACGGCTTTTTTCTCCATGACGATGCAGGTGGGAATTGTTGAATCTTTGGAAAATAAAGATCGGGCTCAGGGGCTATCCATGTACACCTTGTTTACAATGGTCCCGTCACTCGTTATTCCGATCGCCGCTTTACAAATATGGCAAAGCGACAGCCAGCTGCTATTCGCCCTGCTGATGATCGTGCTGGCTATCGGTCCCCTGCTCGTCTTCTACCGCGCGGCGCTTCCGGAACGGACTGTACAGGACAAAACCTATACGCTTCGCGATATGGCTGCTTCCCTGGGCACGATTTGGACGAGTCCACCCTTGCTCATTAGCAGCATCATTATGCTGCTGGCTTCCTGCGTGTTTGGGGCAACCGCGACCTTTCTTCCGCTGTTTATGTTAGCAGCCGGCTCAGGGAATGCCGGTGTATATTTAACAATACAGGGTCTGGTCGTCATCACCTGCCGGTTTGTTTTGCGCAAAAAAATCCCGTCCAATGGCAGCTGGAATACATGGCTCATGGCTGGGATGCTGCTGTCTGCTGCGCTGGGGAGCCAACTGCTGGCCATGCTGGACATTGTAGGTGCTTTTGTATACGTGTCTGCCGTATTTAATGGCTTCGCCGTTGCGCTGCTCTATCCAACGCTGACGACCTATCTTTCTTTTATTTTGCCGGAGAAAACCCGCTATGTGCTGATGGCGATTTTTTTATCGTCCTACGACCTTGGTTTTTCCCTTGGCGGATTCGCAATGGGCATTCTACTGCAAAGCAGCTCTTACCCTGCCATGTTTACGTGCTGTACCCTGTTATCCGTAGCAGCTGCAATTATTATTATTCTGTCCAAAAAAACGATGGAAGCGAAGCCAGCTCCTTAA
- a CDS encoding AAA family ATPase, protein MSKIIAIANQKGGVGKTTTSVNLGACLATLGRRVLLVDIDPQGNTTSGVGINKADVESCIYDVLVNDIDPHEAMADTKIPGLKIIPATIQLAGAEIELVPTISREVRLKKALHLLKDQFDYILIDCPPSLGLLTINSLTAADSVIIPIQCEYYALEGLSQLLNTVRLVQKHLNTTLQIEGVLLTMLDARTNLGIQVIEEVKKYFQQKVYQTIIPRNVRLSEAPSHGQAIITYDPKSKGAEVYLELAKEVITYEQAAR, encoded by the coding sequence TTGTCTAAAATTATAGCAATAGCGAATCAGAAGGGTGGCGTCGGCAAAACGACGACATCAGTTAATTTGGGTGCTTGTCTGGCGACGCTTGGCAGACGGGTGCTGCTTGTTGATATTGATCCGCAAGGCAATACGACTAGCGGAGTAGGTATTAATAAGGCAGATGTTGAAAGCTGTATTTATGATGTGCTTGTAAATGATATTGATCCACATGAAGCGATGGCAGATACGAAAATTCCTGGCTTAAAAATTATCCCTGCCACCATTCAACTTGCTGGGGCGGAGATTGAGTTAGTTCCAACTATTTCCAGGGAAGTTCGTTTAAAGAAAGCGCTGCATTTATTAAAAGATCAGTTCGATTATATTTTAATCGATTGCCCACCATCTTTGGGATTATTAACCATTAATTCCTTGACCGCTGCTGATTCGGTCATTATTCCAATTCAATGTGAATATTACGCCCTGGAGGGCTTGAGCCAACTTCTGAATACGGTGAGATTGGTGCAAAAACATTTAAACACAACGCTGCAAATTGAAGGCGTATTGCTCACTATGCTTGACGCCAGAACGAATCTGGGTATTCAGGTTATTGAAGAAGTGAAGAAATACTTTCAACAGAAGGTATACCAAACGATTATTCCGCGTAATGTACGCTTAAGTGAAGCACCTTCTCATGGACAAGCGATCATTACGTATGATCCCAAATCGAAGGGTGCAGAAGTATATCTTGAACTGGCGAAGGAAGTGATTACGTATGAGCAAGCGGCTAGGTAG
- a CDS encoding DUF4446 family protein, translated as MNDWMNNPLYGLLALLVLLLFIILIWVISLGRRLKKLRKQYVEVMGNTGVTNIEEVVIGLKQEIAEHARHSRAVEAQLEQLERRQLEEKGRLGIIRYNAFSEQGSDLSFSIAIVNAAQDGVVVSSIHNRDSAYVYAKPLEGGKSTYPLTPEELQAIAKAK; from the coding sequence ATGAATGATTGGATGAACAACCCTTTATACGGTTTGTTGGCATTACTGGTACTGCTGCTTTTTATTATTTTAATTTGGGTCATTTCTCTGGGAAGAAGGCTCAAAAAACTGCGTAAGCAGTACGTTGAGGTCATGGGCAATACAGGTGTGACGAATATTGAAGAAGTCGTTATTGGTCTGAAGCAGGAAATAGCCGAGCATGCAAGGCATTCTAGAGCAGTGGAGGCGCAGTTGGAGCAACTGGAACGGCGCCAGCTTGAGGAGAAGGGACGCTTGGGTATTATTCGCTATAATGCGTTCTCGGAGCAAGGAAGCGACCTTAGCTTCTCCATTGCAATTGTAAATGCCGCGCAAGACGGAGTCGTCGTGTCGAGTATTCATAACAGGGATAGTGCTTATGTGTATGCCAAGCCGTTAGAGGGCGGAAAATCAACGTATCCGTTAACACCGGAAGAGCTGCAGGCGATTGCGAAAGCAAAATAA
- a CDS encoding DUF951 domain-containing protein, whose amino-acid sequence MERKQFELGDVVQMKKQHPCGSNEMEIIRMGMDIRIKCVGCKHSVLIPRAKFEKNMKKVLRSTASADGGQAPAQYELDSQ is encoded by the coding sequence ATGGAGCGTAAGCAATTTGAGCTTGGTGATGTCGTACAGATGAAAAAGCAGCATCCTTGCGGTTCGAATGAAATGGAAATTATTCGAATGGGCATGGATATCCGTATTAAATGCGTAGGCTGCAAGCACAGTGTATTAATACCTCGGGCGAAGTTTGAGAAAAATATGAAAAAAGTGCTTCGTTCCACCGCTTCTGCTGATGGTGGGCAAGCGCCGGCCCAGTATGAGCTGGACTCTCAATGA
- a CDS encoding mechanosensitive ion channel family protein: protein MNTLNMYKNFMDWLTNVETWQRFGESALRIALIIVITHLLIWIVNKSIDRILSNKQTSRLPMQARRMVTVGRLLKNIVMYACYLIGGMLLMSELGIQLGPLLAGAGIVGLAIGFGAQSLVKDIITGFFIILEDQFAVGDVIQAGQFKGTVEVIGLRTTRLLSWTGEIFIIPNGMINEVTNFSLRNSVAVVDVSIGYEEDVDRATSIIQATVDKLEDENLAKPPEVLGIQLMGATDVKIRIIAECLPNTQHALARKINLQVKKALVENGMDTPYPRMVTYHRDERSGERNGA, encoded by the coding sequence TTGAATACACTAAACATGTACAAAAACTTCATGGATTGGTTGACCAATGTGGAAACTTGGCAGCGCTTCGGCGAATCAGCACTTCGGATAGCGCTCATTATTGTTATTACGCATTTGTTAATATGGATTGTCAATAAATCGATTGATCGTATATTATCAAATAAACAAACAAGCCGGTTGCCGATGCAGGCTAGAAGAATGGTCACGGTAGGACGGCTGCTCAAAAATATCGTTATGTACGCTTGCTATTTAATTGGCGGCATGCTGTTAATGTCGGAGCTGGGCATTCAGCTGGGGCCGCTGCTCGCAGGTGCCGGAATCGTAGGTTTGGCTATTGGCTTTGGCGCGCAGAGCTTGGTGAAGGACATTATTACCGGATTCTTTATTATTTTGGAGGACCAGTTTGCCGTGGGCGATGTCATTCAGGCTGGACAGTTTAAAGGAACGGTCGAGGTTATCGGATTGCGTACAACTAGGCTGCTGAGCTGGACAGGGGAAATATTCATCATTCCAAATGGCATGATTAATGAGGTGACGAACTTCTCCTTGCGCAACTCTGTAGCAGTCGTGGACGTTTCGATCGGCTATGAGGAAGATGTAGATCGGGCGACAAGCATTATCCAAGCAACCGTAGATAAGCTGGAGGATGAAAATCTTGCCAAACCGCCTGAGGTTCTCGGTATTCAGCTGATGGGCGCAACAGATGTCAAAATCCGTATCATAGCGGAATGCTTGCCTAATACCCAGCATGCGCTGGCTAGGAAGATTAATTTGCAGGTGAAGAAAGCTTTGGTTGAGAACGGTATGGATACACCGTATCCACGCATGGTTACCTATCATCGCGATGAGAGGAGCGGAGAAAGAAATGGAGCGTAA
- a CDS encoding DUF3343 domain-containing protein yields the protein MLIAFDSTQQALRAEMLLEYAEIEIDICPTPKEITAGCALSIHFPEDDLETVQQVIVSENVEIRGIFKPIHSGYEQVNL from the coding sequence ATGTTGATTGCCTTTGATTCCACACAGCAGGCGTTGCGCGCGGAAATGCTGCTCGAATATGCGGAGATTGAAATAGATATTTGTCCAACCCCTAAAGAGATTACGGCGGGGTGCGCCTTGTCTATTCATTTTCCAGAGGACGATTTGGAGACGGTGCAGCAGGTCATTGTGTCTGAGAACGTTGAAATAAGAGGGATTTTTAAACCTATTCACTCGGGATATGAACAAGTGAATCTGTAG
- a CDS encoding ParB/RepB/Spo0J family partition protein → MSKRLGRGLDALIPSLSVNDDDKVIEVAIAQLRPNPYQPRKTFDEQSIKELAESIKQHGVIQPIIVRTVMKGYEIIAGERRFRASQFCGNATVPAVVRSFSDQQVMEIALVENLQREDLNAIEVAIAYQNLMDKFKLTQEELSMKVGKSRSHIANFVRLLALPESIKDNVSRGTISMGHARALAGIKDLKVQLELAELIINQGWSVRELEEAIQKLESIKDEDSNDGKQAKGKTKKRDPYIESLEESLRERFKTTVKIKQQKDKGKIELQYYNKQDLERLLEMLQYMA, encoded by the coding sequence ATGAGCAAGCGGCTAGGTAGAGGTCTGGATGCACTTATTCCATCGCTTTCGGTAAACGATGATGATAAAGTCATTGAGGTTGCAATTGCGCAATTGCGACCAAACCCTTACCAACCACGGAAAACATTTGATGAACAGTCGATAAAAGAATTGGCGGAATCGATTAAGCAGCATGGTGTCATTCAGCCTATTATTGTTCGCACTGTAATGAAGGGCTATGAGATTATTGCGGGCGAACGTCGATTCAGAGCATCGCAGTTTTGCGGCAATGCGACTGTTCCGGCAGTTGTCAGATCCTTCTCGGATCAACAGGTTATGGAAATTGCGTTGGTTGAAAATTTACAGCGTGAAGATCTAAATGCGATAGAAGTGGCGATAGCTTATCAGAACCTAATGGACAAGTTCAAGCTGACCCAAGAAGAGCTTTCTATGAAAGTAGGCAAGTCCAGATCGCATATTGCTAACTTCGTGAGATTGCTGGCATTGCCAGAATCTATTAAAGACAATGTTTCACGTGGAACAATTTCCATGGGACATGCCCGTGCACTGGCAGGCATTAAAGATTTGAAGGTGCAGCTGGAATTGGCCGAACTCATTATTAATCAGGGCTGGAGCGTACGTGAGCTGGAGGAAGCGATTCAGAAGCTGGAGTCGATTAAGGATGAGGACAGCAATGACGGCAAACAGGCCAAAGGCAAAACGAAGAAGCGTGATCCTTATATTGAAAGCTTAGAGGAATCGCTCAGAGAACGCTTCAAAACAACAGTGAAAATTAAGCAGCAAAAGGATAAAGGGAAAATCGAACTTCAATATTATAATAAACAGGACTTGGAACGGCTTCTGGAGATGCTTCAATACATGGCGTAG
- a CDS encoding aminotransferase class V-fold PLP-dependent enzyme, with translation MNTDGEKIIYLDHAATSWPKPNSVIDAVNHAMLHDAANPGRGSHRMAVRASRVLFDTRKQLAKLFRVRNPNDIAFAGNTTGALNMAIKGYLKEGDHVVATGIEHNSVRRPLEFLKQSLGIKVTYVEADEQGNITVDQVRDAIVPKTTLVIVSHSSNLLGTIVPLAEIGELTRQRGVKLLVDAAQSAGILEIDVEAMGIDMLAFPGHKGLLGPQGTGGLYIHPELDLVPMLHGGTGSQSEAAEQPHVRPDRYEAGTQNTPGLAGLKAGVEYVLNETVHKIHTKEWTLTQQMMEGLSAVEGIRLLGPKLGQQRTGMVSFVAEGVDPSEMSFILDQHYQIAVRAGFHCTPLAHASAGTMATGAVRASVGYFTTEAEVSALVDAVREIRTQYKI, from the coding sequence ATGAATACTGATGGTGAAAAAATCATTTACTTAGATCATGCTGCAACTTCATGGCCGAAACCTAACTCGGTTATTGATGCTGTAAATCATGCTATGCTGCATGATGCAGCTAACCCGGGGAGAGGCAGTCATCGAATGGCTGTTCGAGCAAGCCGTGTGTTGTTTGATACACGAAAGCAATTAGCTAAACTGTTTCGGGTGAGAAACCCTAATGATATTGCATTTGCAGGGAATACGACAGGCGCTTTGAATATGGCGATAAAAGGCTATCTCAAAGAAGGCGACCATGTAGTTGCTACTGGAATTGAACATAATTCCGTAAGACGGCCGTTGGAGTTTTTAAAGCAGTCACTCGGGATAAAGGTCACCTACGTAGAGGCGGACGAACAGGGTAATATAACGGTTGATCAAGTACGGGATGCAATTGTGCCGAAGACGACGCTAGTTATCGTGAGCCATAGTTCAAACCTGCTGGGAACCATTGTTCCTTTAGCTGAAATTGGCGAGCTGACCCGCCAAAGAGGTGTGAAGCTGCTAGTGGATGCTGCTCAAAGTGCAGGAATTCTGGAAATTGACGTTGAAGCTATGGGGATTGATATGCTTGCTTTCCCTGGGCATAAAGGGCTGCTCGGTCCACAGGGCACAGGGGGCTTGTACATCCATCCGGAGCTAGACCTTGTTCCAATGCTCCACGGCGGTACTGGAAGCCAATCTGAGGCGGCTGAGCAGCCTCATGTGCGTCCGGATCGTTATGAAGCGGGGACGCAAAATACGCCAGGTCTGGCTGGTTTGAAGGCTGGCGTGGAGTATGTTCTGAATGAGACGGTTCATAAAATCCATACTAAGGAATGGACGCTTACCCAGCAGATGATGGAGGGGTTGTCTGCGGTAGAAGGAATCAGGCTGCTTGGGCCGAAGCTTGGTCAGCAGCGGACGGGTATGGTTTCTTTTGTGGCGGAAGGCGTAGATCCTTCGGAGATGTCTTTTATTTTAGACCAGCATTACCAGATCGCTGTGCGTGCAGGGTTTCATTGTACGCCGCTTGCTCATGCCAGCGCAGGTACGATGGCTACAGGAGCGGTTAGAGCGAGTGTGGGTTATTTTACAACAGAGGCGGAAGTGAGTGCTCTCGTTGATGCGGTGCGTGAAATACGTACGCAATATAAAATTTGA
- the asnB gene encoding asparagine synthase (glutamine-hydrolyzing) produces the protein MCGISGIIRYGNGSDPTDREISSMMEQIGHRGPNQSGIQLMDRAALGFNRLSIVDIEDGAQPMTNENGQVWLIFNGEIYNYKELRQQLLSKGHQFRNRTDSEIIVHLYEEYGIDCVHHLRGMFSFVIWDRKEQRLFAARDHFGIKPFYYSQEEHQFLFSSELKGLLAVSGQAPHVDYASMMHYLTFQYVPQPQTMFKGIQKLEPGHFMLVDREGRITKRRYWEPAFEPEQRPIGTFIEEIRAVLRDSVKLHRQGDVPLGSFLSGGIDSSAIAALSMQEQLTKTFSVGFAGERNENEYARAAADVIGSKHYEEEITPEQFFANTQKAVWHMDEPVADPSAVALYSLSQLAGKQVTVVMSGEGADELFGGYGIYGEPRSLRPVSWLPDGMKSRLHRMVERVPLAFRGKNYLLRGFSPIEQRFYGNAKLFNEKDKQQITLLNPERFEAMQPSASLTSDVYYNSRHLDDVTRMQLIDMNFWLPGDILMKADKMSMAHSLELRVPFLDKEVFEVARKIPAEYKLANGTTKYVLREAMRGILPEPLVQRPKLGFPIPLRKWLHGKIGDQMLEQISFVPQWFNVHAARLMLMQHREGKGDYSRKLWALYIFAVWHSTFIGQYSFGQARTQQLQIGTNRLHANGIKI, from the coding sequence ATGTGTGGAATTTCCGGAATCATCCGATACGGCAATGGAAGTGATCCAACGGATAGAGAGATTAGCAGCATGATGGAGCAGATAGGACATCGAGGTCCTAATCAATCCGGCATCCAGCTTATGGATAGAGCAGCATTAGGCTTTAACAGGCTTTCTATTGTTGATATTGAAGATGGAGCCCAGCCAATGACCAATGAAAATGGACAGGTTTGGCTTATTTTTAATGGAGAAATATATAATTATAAAGAGCTGAGACAACAGCTGCTGAGTAAAGGCCATCAGTTTCGCAATCGTACCGATTCAGAGATCATCGTGCATCTCTATGAGGAGTATGGAATAGATTGCGTGCACCATTTAAGAGGTATGTTCAGCTTTGTGATTTGGGATAGAAAGGAACAGCGCCTGTTTGCGGCGCGGGACCATTTTGGGATAAAGCCGTTCTATTATTCGCAGGAGGAGCATCAGTTTCTTTTTTCATCAGAATTAAAGGGGCTTCTGGCTGTAAGCGGGCAAGCTCCGCATGTGGATTATGCCAGCATGATGCACTATTTGACCTTTCAGTACGTACCGCAGCCGCAGACGATGTTTAAAGGGATTCAGAAGCTGGAGCCGGGGCATTTTATGCTTGTTGATCGGGAAGGCAGGATAACCAAGCGGCGTTATTGGGAGCCTGCTTTTGAACCGGAGCAGCGGCCGATAGGCACATTTATAGAGGAAATAAGAGCTGTGCTTCGCGATTCGGTGAAGCTGCATCGCCAGGGTGATGTGCCGCTTGGCAGTTTTTTATCAGGCGGAATCGACTCGTCAGCGATTGCAGCGTTATCGATGCAGGAGCAGCTAACGAAGACCTTCTCGGTAGGCTTTGCAGGAGAGCGAAATGAAAATGAATATGCCCGGGCAGCGGCTGATGTAATTGGCTCCAAGCATTATGAAGAAGAAATAACGCCGGAGCAATTTTTTGCAAATACGCAAAAAGCAGTATGGCATATGGACGAGCCCGTTGCCGATCCGTCAGCTGTTGCGTTATACAGCCTATCTCAGCTGGCAGGAAAGCAGGTAACGGTCGTCATGTCGGGAGAGGGGGCAGATGAGCTGTTCGGCGGTTATGGGATCTATGGCGAGCCACGCTCGTTGCGGCCTGTCTCATGGCTGCCGGACGGCATGAAGTCGCGGCTGCATCGAATGGTGGAGCGGGTTCCGCTCGCTTTTCGCGGGAAAAACTATTTGTTACGCGGTTTCTCGCCGATTGAGCAGCGTTTTTACGGAAATGCCAAGCTGTTTAATGAAAAAGATAAACAACAAATCACGCTGCTTAATCCGGAACGTTTTGAGGCGATGCAGCCTTCGGCTTCATTAACAAGCGACGTTTATTATAATAGCCGCCATCTAGATGATGTGACTCGAATGCAGTTAATTGATATGAACTTCTGGCTGCCGGGCGATATTTTGATGAAAGCGGATAAAATGAGCATGGCGCATTCGCTGGAGCTGCGCGTTCCTTTTCTCGATAAAGAGGTGTTTGAGGTGGCCCGCAAAATTCCAGCCGAATACAAGCTGGCGAACGGAACGACCAAATACGTGCTGAGGGAAGCGATGCGAGGCATTCTTCCTGAGCCGCTAGTGCAGCGGCCCAAGCTTGGATTTCCAATCCCGCTCCGCAAGTGGCTGCATGGAAAGATTGGAGATCAAATGCTGGAGCAAATTAGCTTTGTGCCGCAGTGGTTTAATGTCCATGCCGCCCGTCTAATGCTGATGCAGCACCGGGAGGGCAAGGGAGATTACTCGCGGAAGCTGTGGGCGCTTTATATATTCGCAGTATGGCATTCCACCTTTATTGGTCAATATTCCTTTGGGCAAGCGCGCACGCAGCAGCTGCAAATAGGCACGAATCGGTTGCATGCTAACGGCATAAAAATATAA